GCGGCAACGCCGCGTGCATCGTCGACGCCGACCAGGGCCAGAAGCTGGACAAGGTGGTCGCGCGGTTGATCTTCGGCGCGTTCTACCAGTCCGGCCAGAGCTGCATCGGCGTGCAGCGCATCTACGCGCACGCCGACGTCTACGACGCGCTGAAGCGCAAGCTGGTCGCCGCCACGAAGAAGCTCAAGGCCGGCGATCCGAAAGACAAGAACGTATTCCTCGGCCCGATGATCGACGAGGCCGCCGCCGAGCGCCTGCACGGCTGGATCCTCGAGGCGAAGAAGGCCGGCGGGAAAATCCTCTGCGGCGGCAGGCGCCACGGCAACATGCTCGACGCCACCCTGATGGAGAACGTGCCCGCCGACGCCAAGGCGAATCGCATGGAGGCGTTCGGTCCGTTCGCCCTGCTCGCTCCGTTCAACAAGTTCGACGACGCCATCGCGATGGTCAACGACTCCGACTACGGCCTGCAGGCCGGCATCTTCACCGACAGCCTCGACCATGCCATGCGCGCGTGGAACGAGCTGGAACAAGGCGGCGTGATCGTCAACGACATCCCCAGCTTCCGCGTGGACAACATGCCCTATGGCGGCGTGAAGCTGTCTGGCCTGGGCCGCGAGGGCGTGCGCTACGCGATCGAGGACATGAGCGAGATCCGCCTGATGGTGATGCGCGAGTCGTGATGCCTGCATCGCCACGTTCCTGTAGCAGCGCACCCCCGGATCGAGTCCGGGGCAGGCTCTGTGCGCGATGCTCTCCGCCACGTCGCCAAAAGCATTCGCGCACGACCGAAAGAAGTCCCCTGCGCACAGGGTGCGCTCCTACAACGCACCGGGCTGCGTCGCCCGCACGTTCCAGCCCATCGCGTTGTACACGTGATAGCGCACGATGCCGCTGTACTCGTGCAGGGCCACGTCGGCCATGGCAAAGTTGTACGACAGCGGCAGCCAGGACAGCACGCCGTCGACATGGTCGGCCGGCACCGGTATCGCATGGATGCCGAAGTGCGCGAAGTACAGCGTGCTGCGGCGCAGGTGGTAGGCCGACGACACCAGCAGCACGCGGTCGGCGCCATACGCCTTCAGCAGCGGGCTGCTGAACTGCGCGTTCTGCCAGGTATTCATGCTGCGCGAATCCAGCAACAGGTCGGCGGCATCCACGCCGAGCCGTTGCAGGTCGTCGGCGTAAACCGCCGCTTCCGGTCGGCCCAGCCCGAGCGCATCGCCGCCGCTCACCTCGACCTTGCATTCGCGCCCGGCCCGCCGGCATGCGCGGTACAGCTCCGCCGCCTTGCCGATGCGGCCATAGGCGAACAGGCTCGCCTCGACCTCGCCGCTACCTGCCGCGCGTACCGTACCGGCGCCCAGCAGCACGATCGCATTGCGCTGGCCCCAGTCGATCGGCACCGCTGCCGCAGGGCCGGACTGCAGCTGCGCCAGCAGCCAGATCGGCAGCGGCCCGCAGCCGACAGCCAGCAGCAGGGTCAGCGCCGACGCCAGCAGCGCCCAGCTGCAGCGGCGCCATCCCAGCAGCGCCAGCACGCCGGCAAGCACGAGCAGGATCAGCAGCACGGTCACGGTCACAGGCGGGGCCGGTGGAGATGGCGGGGCATGGGTGCCATTATGCCGATGTGCCGCGCGGACCGGAGCCGCTCCGCGCGCCCTCGTCGGAACGGACCACTGCACGGGAGCTGAGCCATGACCACCCTCGTCTTCGTCCACGGCTGGAGCGTCACCAACACCTCGACCTATGGTCAGCTGCCACAGCAGTTGCAGCAACAGGCAGCTACCGCTGGCCTCACGCTGACCCTGGCCGACCTCTGGCTGTCCGAATACGTGAGCTTCGACGACGCGGTGACCATGCCCGACCTGGTGCGCGCGTTCGACCATGCCTTGCGCGACCTGCATCTGCTGGACGCCAGCTTCGCCTGCATCACCCATTCCACCGGCGGCCCGGTGGTGCGCGAGTGGCTGCGCGCGCAGCGCGACAAGCCGGCCACGTACAGCACGATCAAGCTCAGCCACCTGGTCATGCTGGCACCGGCGAACTTCGGCTCGGCGCTGGCGCAACTGGGCAAGGGCCTGCTCGGCCGGCTCAAGGCCTGGTTCGGCGGCGTAGAGCCGGGCCAGCGCATCCTCGACTGGCTGGAGCTGGGCAGCACCGAATCGCTGTCGCTCAACCTCGACTACATCCACAGCGACGACCCGGTGAAGCGCGGGCAGTTCCTGTTCGTGCTCACCGGCGACCGTCCGGACCGCCAGTTGTACGACCACCTCAACAGCTACACCGGCGAGGACGGCTCCGACGGCGTGGTGCGCATCGCCGCGGCCAACCTCAACGCCCATCATGCTGTGCTGTCGCCCCAGGCCAACGGCGCCGGCGGCATCGACACGCTGGCGCTCACCCTCAGCCGCGGACCGCGCTGCGCGTTCAAGCTGATCGCCGGCGCGGCGCACTCCGGCGACGAGTACGGCATCATGGCCAGTGCCGCGCCGGCTACCGTGCAGGCGATCCTGCGCTGCCTCGGGGTGCGCAGCGCGGACGACTACGAAGGCCTGTGCGACGCCTTCGAGCGCGAGAACGCCGCGCGCGATGCCGACAAGGTGGAGCTGGAGCCGGCCGGGCCGTTCGCCCCGCGCGTGCACATCCACGACCCGCGCAGCCTGCTGATCCTGCGGCTCGCCGACGAGGCCGGCGAACCGCTGGTGGGCGCCGGCTTCCTGTTCACCGCCGGCGTGCAGGCCAGCCCCGATCTGCTGCCGGCCGGCTTTCTGCTCGACCGCCAGGCCAATTCAAGGCAGCGCACCACCATCTCGCTGTTCCTCGACCACAGCCTGCTCGCCGGCGACGACCGGGTGGCCGACCCTCACAACAGCCGCAAGACGCTGCGCCCCGCCGTGGACAGCCACCGGCCCTACGGTGCCAGCGTGCAGCCGGTCGACCTCGGCGGGCTGGTCCATCATGCGCTGGCGCGCAGCGCCGCCGGCGACGACCTGTTCGCCATACTCGGCCCGCACCAGAGCACCGTGCTCGACGTGGTGCTGCCGCGCAAGATCCACGAAGGCGTGTTCCGGCTGACGCAGACACTGACGCCGCAGGACTTCAGCCGGCCGGTGGCCGGGCCAGTGATCGGCTGACCACGGCGCCGCGCTGGCACCCGCCTTCCGCATGAAGTTACGATAGCGACCACGGCGCGCCACACTGCTGCCGGCACGAATGGAATCCGATATTCACTCCAGGGAGAAGGACATGAAGAAAGTGATCCTGCTGATCGTCTTGATCGCCGCAGCCGTGTGGTATTTCGACATCAGTCGCCGGATGACCGAAGCGGCGGTCCGCGACAGCTACCAGACCCAGGTCGAGGCACTGCAGCGGTTCGACGCCAAGCCGCTGTGCGATTCGCTGGACACAGGCTACTCGGAGAGCGTGGCGATGCGCGGCGCCAGCGCACCGGCAAAGATGCACGACAAGGCCACGGCCTGCGCCGAGCTGACCCGCACCCTGCGCCGGTTCAAGACGCTCAGCGAACGCACGGCCGGCATCATCGAACCGGATTACGACTATGAGATCCGGTCCATCACGCTGTCGCCGGACCGCAAGCAGGCGACGGTCGAAGTCTCCAGCACCATGCGCATCGGCGACATGACGCTGGCGCGCTCGCATTCGGTCGAACACCTAATCCGCCGGCTTGGCCGCATCCGCAACACCGGCGGCGAATCCACCGTGTGGACCTACCAGGGCGAGTAGACCACCCGGGGCATCCGTCCCTGCGGGCGGCCAACGCCAGCTGACCGGGAACACCGGCACGCTACGTGCCGCAACGCGGATCAGCCATACTGCGCACCCAGAATCCGCCATGCAGCCGGGCTGCCGTGGCGCCCCGCAGAACCGACCCCGCATGCAGAAAAAACCGATCTTCTTCGACCCCACCGGCCGACGGGCCAGCCATGTCTCGCGGCTGGCGCTGGCCGCCGCGGTGATCAGCACGCTGTTCGTGGTGGCCTGCGCGGCCAGCCTGTTCGTGTGGCCCAGCATGGTCGGCCTGCACATCGGCGAGCACGCCCGCACCCGGCATGCGCTGGCCAACGTGAAGGCGGCCGCGCCCGAACTGCTGAAGCCGGCGGCGCGGCTGGCCGCCGAGGTCCGCGCCCGGCAGAAGCTGCTGCACCCGCCGCGCACGCATACCGGCAAGGCATCCGGGCACGTGCCGCCGCCGTCGCTGGACAAGCCGGCCGGCCGGCCGCTGGCGGTCGGCTTCTACGTCAACTGGGACGAAAGCAGCTACCCGTCGCTGAAGCGCGCGCTGCCCACGCTGGATTGGGTGATCCCCTCGTGGATGCACGTTTCCGGACCGGACATGGCGCTGCATACCAACATCGACGCCAAGGTGCTCAAGCTGATCCGCACGCAGAAGCCGTCCACGCCGATCCTGCCGCTGCTGCAGAACATGGTGAACACCGCCTGGGACGGTCCCGGCCTGGCGCGCATGCTGGCCGACCCGGCGATGCGCCAGCAGCGCATCGCGCAGATCGTCGCCTTCATCGACGCCAACCACTTCCAGGGCGTGACCGTCGACTTCGAGGACGTGCCCGCAACCTCGCAGAAGGATCTGAAGGCCTTCCTCACCGAGCTCAACGATGCGTTCGATCCCCACGGCTGGGGCATCGTGCTGTCGGTGCCGTTCGACGACGCCGACTGGGACTACGCCGGCTACGCCGACATCGTGGACTTCGAGCTGCTGATGGCCTACGACCAGCATTGGGCCGGCAAGGATCCTGGCAGCGTCGCCGGCCAGGGCTGGTTCGAGGACATGCTCGACAAGCGCATGAAGGTGCTCGACCCGAACCAGGTGATCGTGGCGATCGGCAGCTACGGCTACGACTGGTCGCACGGGAAGAACGCCGAGGCGCTGACCTTCCAGGACGCGATGGACCGTGCCAGCGACGCGCAGGCGGTGATCGCCTTCGACCCGGACACGCAGAACCCGAATTTCTCCTACGGCGAGGACGACGGCAGCACGCACCAGGTCTGGTTCCTCGATGGCGTCACCGCCTACAACCAGATCCACGCCGCCGACGACTACCGGCCCTACGGCTACGCGCTGTGGCGGCTGGGCTCGGAGGACCCGTCGGTGTGGTCGGTGCTGGGCCGCCCCTATGGCGCCGCCACACCGGAATCGCTGCGCACGATCGGCCAGGGCGAGGACATCGACATCCAGGGGCAGGGCGAGGTGCTGGAAATCGCTGCGCAGCCGTCGCCCGGCGCACGCACCATCGAGGTGGACAAGGACGACGGCAGCATCGACGACGAGAGCTACAGTGCGCTGCCCAGTTCCTACGTGATCCGCCGCGCCGGAACGCTGCCGCACAAGATCGCGCTGACCTTCGACGACGGCCCTGACGCGCAGTGGACGCCGCAGATCCTCGACATCCTCAAGGCCAGGCACGTGCCGGCCACGTTCTTCATCATCGGCGCGAGCGCCGAGATGTCGCCGAAACTGGTGCAGCGCGAGATCGCCGAAGGCCACGACGTCGGCAACCACACCTTCACCCACCCCAATCTCGGCGACAGCCCGCCCGGCATCGTGTCGCTGGAACTCAACGCCACCCAGCGCCTGTTCGAAGCGCTCACCGGCCACTCGATGCGGCTGTTCCGCGCGCCCTACTTCGGCGATGCCGAACCAACCACTGCCGACGAGCTGGTGCCGATCGGGATCGCGCAGAAGATGGGCTACATCTCGGTCGGCCTGCACGTCGACTCGGAAGACTGGCAACGCCCCGGCGCAGACCAGATCGTCAACAACGTGCTGACCCAGGTCGCCGCCAGCAACTCCGAGCGCACCGGCCAGGTGGTGCTGCTGCACGACGCCGGCGGCGAACGCTCGCAGACCATCGCGGCACTGCCGCGCATCATCGACGGCCTGCGCGCGAAGGGCTATGACTTCGTCACCGTGTCCGAACTGGCCGGGCTGACCCGCGAGCAGACCATGCCACCGCTGCCGCCCGGTTCGCTGTCGCGCTGGGCCGACCGCTCGGTGTTTCTCGCGCTGGGCTGGTTCGGCCACCTGATCGGCTGGCTGCTGACCACCGCCATCACACTGGGCGTGGCCCGCCTGCTGCTGCTCGGCGTGCTGGCACTGGTCAACCGCTGGCAGGAGCGCCGGCGCGCGCCGCCGAGCCTGCCGGCCGATCCGCCACTGGTCTCGGTGCTGATTCCCGCCTATAACGAGGAGAAAGTGATCGTCAGCTTGATCCGCTATATCCTCAAAAGCCGCTACGCCAACCTCGAGGTCATCGTGGTCGACGACGGCTCGGTCGACGCCACCTCGGCGGTAGTGCGCCAGCACTACGCGCACGAGCCGCGCGTGCGGCTGCTCACCATTCCCAACGGCGGCAAGGCGCACGCCGTGAACACCGCCCTGCGCGAATCGAACGGCACGGTGGTGGTGGCACTGGACGCCGACACCCAGTTCGAACGGGACACCATCCCGCACCTGGTGCGTTGGTTCGTCGATCCGAAGGTCGGCGCCGTGGCCGGCAACGCCAAGGTCGGCAACCGCATCAATCTGATCACCTTGTGGCAGGCGCTGGAATACATCACCGCGCAGAATCTCGAACGCCGCGCGCTGGCCGCGCTGGGCGCGATCACCGTGGTGCCGGGCGCCGTCGGCGCGTGGCGGCGCGAGGCGCTGGAACAGCTTGGCGGCTTCCCCGCCGACACCCTGGCCGAGGACCAGGACCTCACCATCGCGGTGCAGAAGGCTGGCTACCACGCCCTGTTCGACGCCGCGGCGATCGCCTGGACCGAAGCGCCCGATACCGCCCGCGGCCTCGCCCGCCAGCGCTTCCGTTGGTCCTACGGCACCCTGCAATGCCTGTGGAAGCACCGCGACGCCACCTTCAACCCGCGCTACCGCGCATTGGGCATGGTCGCGCTGCCGCAGGTATGGCTGTTCCAGATCCTGTTCTCGGTGGTGTCGCCGCTGGTCGACCTGGTGCTGGTCTGGCAGGTCGTCAGCACCGGCATGGACTATCTGCAGCACCGCGCCCAGTTCGATAACACCAACCTGCTGCGCATGCTGGCGTTCTACGCCGCCTTCATGGCGGTCGACCTCGGCGCCTCGGCGCTGGCCTTCGCGATGGAGAAGAAGGAAAAGTGGAGCCTGCTGTGGTGGCTGGTGCTGCAACGCTTCGGCTACCGCCAGCTGATGTACTACGTGGTGGTGCGCTCGGTCTGGACAGCCATCCGCGGCCCCTCGGTGGGCTGGGGCAAGCAGGAGCGCAAGGCGACGGTGAACGCCAGCGAGGAACTGAAATCGTGAGCGACGACGGCGGCCCCTAGTTCGCCAGCGGCTCCGCCAACGCGGGCCGCTGCACGCTCAGCGCGGTGCCTGCCGCCGCCACGATGATCGTCGCAATGGCCAGCCACTGCAGCACGCTGGGCCGTTCGCCCAGCAGGGCCACGCCGGCGACCGCCGCGATGGCCGGCTCCAGGCTCAGCAAGGTGCTGAACGTGCGCGCCGGCAGGCGGGTCAGCGCGATCATCTCCAGCGAATACGGCAACGCGGAACTGAGCACCGCCACGCCTAGCGCATACGGCAGCAACGCCGGCGACAGCAACGCGCTGCCGGCATGCGCGATGCCAAACGGGATCACCAGCAAGGCACCGATCGTCGTGCCCAGCGTCACCGCGTCCGCGCCATGGGCCGCGCCCGCCTTCTTGCCCAGCACGATGTACAGCGCCCAGCCCACGCCGGCCGCCAGCGCATACAACACGCCCACCGGATCGAGTGCGTTCACCTGCCCACGCAACGGCAGCAACAGCGCCAGCCCGGCCACCACCAGCGCGATCCAGACGAAATCGAGCAGGCGGCGCGAGCCGAACAGCGCCAGCGCCAGCGGGCCGGTGAATTCCAGCGCCACCGCGATACCCAGCGGGATCGTGCGCAGCGACATGTAGAACACCAGGTTCATCGCGCCCATCGAGAGGCCGTAGCCCCACAGCGCGGCCCAGTCGCGCCGGCCAGCCGAGCGCCGCCACGGCCGCCGCCACAGCAGCAGGATCAGCGCGCTCAGCCCCAGCCGATACGCGGTGGCGCCCTGCGCGCCCACCTGCGGGAACAGCTGTTTGGCCAGCGACGCGCCGCACTGGTACGAGACCATGCTGATCAGCAGCATGCCGACGGCGAGCGCGAGCGGGGCAACGGTGGAACGCGGTGACATGAGCGCAGCCATGGCGGAAGACCCTGCCATGATGCGCGAAGCCTCCGGCGGAACCCACCCTGCCGGCCACTTTGCCGCCGCCATTGCTGCCAGCGCCTGACAGCACTGTGCGGCGCATGCCGCGGGCGATGAGCGGATACCGCTGGCCAGTGGTCGCCGCACTCCGCAGCCCATGGTCCATCCGCAAGAACTTGCGACCGCGTCTTGACGATTTTTAGCAGTCGGTCAAAGACCGACGCATTCGCGATCCCGCGCTTGTCATCTTGTGCTGGGATAACAGTCAGGTCGCGCCAGAAGCCGGGGGGCTCTGCGCGACCCACTCAACCAGGGAACCCAACCAAATGAACTGGAAAACCAGGATCGCTGGCGGCTTGCTGCTGGCCTGCACGATCGTTGCCGCTCCGGCGTTCGCCGGCAGCCTGCCTGATCACGAAGAGTTCGAAACCACGCTGCAGGTGCCGTTCCGCAGCACCGGGGCGCGCCCCGTGACCATGTACTTCTCCTATCCCGGCGCCGCGCCGGGGACCCAGGTGGCATGGGAAGTCGTCCTGCTCGGCCACGACGGCGCCGAGTTGCGCACGTGGCAGGGACACGGTGCGCTCGGTGCCGGTCGCACGCAGGCCCGGGTGTCGTGGGACGGGGTGGATCGCCAAGGCCACACCGTGCCCGCCGGCTACGTGACGGTGCGGCTGCGCGCGGTGGCGCTGGATGGCGCCACGGTGGCGCGCATCGGCAGCAGCCTGCCCGGCCAGGCGCTGACGCTGTCGCAGCAGCGGGCGCCGGAGCTGATCGAAGAGCAACGCTACGATGTGCTGGTAGGCGCCGTCGCCGCGCCTGCCATGCCGCACTTCCAGGCCCTGCGCCGGCACACCGACACCACTACCGCGTTGTCGCCGATGTCGGCGACCACCAGCGGTGGTCTGCCGTACACCATCTACTTCGGCAACCTGCACAGCCAGACCAGCCACAGTGACGGTGGCGGCGTGCTCTCCAGCTGCACCGGCGCGCAGAACCCGCAGAGCGGCGCGTACGGCCCATCGGACGCCTACCAGTACGCCCTGAACGACGGACTGGACATCCTGATGACGTCCGAGCACAACCACATGTACGACGGCTCGACCGGCACCAACACCTCGGCCAGCCCGACCACCGCGCACAACCTGTACCAGTCCGGCCTGCAGGCGGCCAGCGCGTTCAACGCCGCGCATGCGAACTTCCTGGCGGTCTACGGCCTGGAATGGGGCGTGATCAGCAACGGCGGCCACCTCAACATCCTCAACACGCCCAGCCTGTTGGAGTGGGAGTACAACAGCTCCAACCAGCTGATCGGCGACGTGTACACCGCCAAGAGCGACTACGGCTCGCTGTACGCGCTGATGAACACCAACGGTTGGGTGGGCCAGTTCAACCATCCCGCCCCCACCGGCCAGTTCAACATCGGCGGAACGGATCTCGCCTATAGCGCCGATGGCGACGCCGTGATGGTGCTGGCCGAGGTGCTCAACAGCTCGGCGTTCTCCACCAACACCACTGAAACCGAGACCAGCCGTACCAGCTACGAGGCGGCGTTCAACATCCTGCTCACCCGCGGCTACCACGTGGCGCCGACTTCCGACCAGGACAACCACTGCGCCAACTGGGGCGCCAGCTACACCAA
This genomic stretch from Rhodanobacter thiooxydans harbors:
- a CDS encoding phospholipase — protein: MTTLVFVHGWSVTNTSTYGQLPQQLQQQAATAGLTLTLADLWLSEYVSFDDAVTMPDLVRAFDHALRDLHLLDASFACITHSTGGPVVREWLRAQRDKPATYSTIKLSHLVMLAPANFGSALAQLGKGLLGRLKAWFGGVEPGQRILDWLELGSTESLSLNLDYIHSDDPVKRGQFLFVLTGDRPDRQLYDHLNSYTGEDGSDGVVRIAAANLNAHHAVLSPQANGAGGIDTLALTLSRGPRCAFKLIAGAAHSGDEYGIMASAAPATVQAILRCLGVRSADDYEGLCDAFERENAARDADKVELEPAGPFAPRVHIHDPRSLLILRLADEAGEPLVGAGFLFTAGVQASPDLLPAGFLLDRQANSRQRTTISLFLDHSLLAGDDRVADPHNSRKTLRPAVDSHRPYGASVQPVDLGGLVHHALARSAAGDDLFAILGPHQSTVLDVVLPRKIHEGVFRLTQTLTPQDFSRPVAGPVIG
- a CDS encoding EamA family transporter translates to MSPRSTVAPLALAVGMLLISMVSYQCGASLAKQLFPQVGAQGATAYRLGLSALILLLWRRPWRRSAGRRDWAALWGYGLSMGAMNLVFYMSLRTIPLGIAVALEFTGPLALALFGSRRLLDFVWIALVVAGLALLLPLRGQVNALDPVGVLYALAAGVGWALYIVLGKKAGAAHGADAVTLGTTIGALLVIPFGIAHAGSALLSPALLPYALGVAVLSSALPYSLEMIALTRLPARTFSTLLSLEPAIAAVAGVALLGERPSVLQWLAIATIIVAAAGTALSVQRPALAEPLAN
- a CDS encoding YdcF family protein, with translation MTVTVLLILLVLAGVLALLGWRRCSWALLASALTLLLAVGCGPLPIWLLAQLQSGPAAAVPIDWGQRNAIVLLGAGTVRAAGSGEVEASLFAYGRIGKAAELYRACRRAGRECKVEVSGGDALGLGRPEAAVYADDLQRLGVDAADLLLDSRSMNTWQNAQFSSPLLKAYGADRVLLVSSAYHLRRSTLYFAHFGIHAIPVPADHVDGVLSWLPLSYNFAMADVALHEYSGIVRYHVYNAMGWNVRATQPGAL
- a CDS encoding Ig-like domain-containing protein, whose product is MNWKTRIAGGLLLACTIVAAPAFAGSLPDHEEFETTLQVPFRSTGARPVTMYFSYPGAAPGTQVAWEVVLLGHDGAELRTWQGHGALGAGRTQARVSWDGVDRQGHTVPAGYVTVRLRAVALDGATVARIGSSLPGQALTLSQQRAPELIEEQRYDVLVGAVAAPAMPHFQALRRHTDTTTALSPMSATTSGGLPYTIYFGNLHSQTSHSDGGGVLSSCTGAQNPQSGAYGPSDAYQYALNDGLDILMTSEHNHMYDGSTGTNTSASPTTAHNLYQSGLQAASAFNAAHANFLAVYGLEWGVISNGGHLNILNTPSLLEWEYNSSNQLIGDVYTAKSDYGSLYALMNTNGWVGQFNHPAPTGQFNIGGTDLAYSADGDAVMVLAEVLNSSAFSTNTTETETSRTSYEAAFNILLTRGYHVAPTSDQDNHCANWGASYTNRTGVLIPSGTALSLASFLDAVRARRVYATEDKTGQIVLTANGRVMGERFANSGPLTLTVNYASSAGHSAQRVQVFEGVPGSNGAVTTTSSTATTTITPANGDHFYYAKITQEDGKQLWSAPVWVTQGAGSVDTTPPTVSASESGTAGTITLSASANDNVGVTKVEFYIDNVLKATSTSAPYRASIDSTTLSNGAHSLVAKAYDAAGNVGSSSAVSFSISNSSGTTTELVKNNSFENGTTPWTQTSGVITNASSQAARTGSYKAWLDGYGSAHTDYVRQSITIPATATRATLDFYMHIDTAETTTSTAYDKLSAQVITSAGKYVTLATWSNLDAASGYVKRSVDLSAYIGQTIQVNFYGVEDSSNQTSFVIDDVSVTVQ
- a CDS encoding glycosyltransferase, whose protein sequence is MQKKPIFFDPTGRRASHVSRLALAAAVISTLFVVACAASLFVWPSMVGLHIGEHARTRHALANVKAAAPELLKPAARLAAEVRARQKLLHPPRTHTGKASGHVPPPSLDKPAGRPLAVGFYVNWDESSYPSLKRALPTLDWVIPSWMHVSGPDMALHTNIDAKVLKLIRTQKPSTPILPLLQNMVNTAWDGPGLARMLADPAMRQQRIAQIVAFIDANHFQGVTVDFEDVPATSQKDLKAFLTELNDAFDPHGWGIVLSVPFDDADWDYAGYADIVDFELLMAYDQHWAGKDPGSVAGQGWFEDMLDKRMKVLDPNQVIVAIGSYGYDWSHGKNAEALTFQDAMDRASDAQAVIAFDPDTQNPNFSYGEDDGSTHQVWFLDGVTAYNQIHAADDYRPYGYALWRLGSEDPSVWSVLGRPYGAATPESLRTIGQGEDIDIQGQGEVLEIAAQPSPGARTIEVDKDDGSIDDESYSALPSSYVIRRAGTLPHKIALTFDDGPDAQWTPQILDILKARHVPATFFIIGASAEMSPKLVQREIAEGHDVGNHTFTHPNLGDSPPGIVSLELNATQRLFEALTGHSMRLFRAPYFGDAEPTTADELVPIGIAQKMGYISVGLHVDSEDWQRPGADQIVNNVLTQVAASNSERTGQVVLLHDAGGERSQTIAALPRIIDGLRAKGYDFVTVSELAGLTREQTMPPLPPGSLSRWADRSVFLALGWFGHLIGWLLTTAITLGVARLLLLGVLALVNRWQERRRAPPSLPADPPLVSVLIPAYNEEKVIVSLIRYILKSRYANLEVIVVDDGSVDATSAVVRQHYAHEPRVRLLTIPNGGKAHAVNTALRESNGTVVVALDADTQFERDTIPHLVRWFVDPKVGAVAGNAKVGNRINLITLWQALEYITAQNLERRALAALGAITVVPGAVGAWRREALEQLGGFPADTLAEDQDLTIAVQKAGYHALFDAAAIAWTEAPDTARGLARQRFRWSYGTLQCLWKHRDATFNPRYRALGMVALPQVWLFQILFSVVSPLVDLVLVWQVVSTGMDYLQHRAQFDNTNLLRMLAFYAAFMAVDLGASALAFAMEKKEKWSLLWWLVLQRFGYRQLMYYVVVRSVWTAIRGPSVGWGKQERKATVNASEELKS